The segment TGCGGTCGGCACTGTCATAAACATCACCGGCGATGATAATGAAGTCGACGCCTTCGCCAATCGCCAAGTCGATTACTTTATCAAAGGCTTTAAAAGTGGCATCCCGGAGGGTGGCCGCCAGAGCCGGTTCCAGGGCATGAATGCCCTCAAAGGGGCTGTCCAGGTGTAAATCGGCGCAGTGAACAAAACTAAACCGGCGGGAGTCGGTCATGATTATCGGTAGTTATGACCCGAGCACAAAACAGCTTGATTTTTTCAAAAAATCGCCAGATGTGTAAGGAAATAAACGAATCCGGCTTCCAGTCCGTACCCACCACTGCCGGCAGACCGGGACGCTGGAACAGGGCTTTTAGTCCCAGTCGCCTGCTCAAAATTATCCAGTTATTGACCAGAATAAAGGTTAGACCTTCGGTTATGATGCTGATATCTTTAACTCAATATTCTAAAAGCCTGCCGGCGCAGGCGGCGAAATTCCGCCTCCACTTCCAGGAGATTTTTATCATGAATTGCCCGTCGGATGGTGTTGATCATGTCGTCGAAGTTGAAAGGTTTGAGAACGAAAACCGTATCTGTCAGGTGATAGGTGTCAATCATCAGTTGTCGATGCCGGACCATACAGATGGTTCGCAGATGAGGGGACTGCTGGACAGTGTTTTCAAACAATTTCCTGCTTTCGGGCAGATGGAGGTCGGTGATGAGCAGGTCAAAGACATGGTTTTCCAAGGCTTTCAAAGCCTCTTCAACGCTTTCGACCAGTTCGAAATCACATCCCAGCAGTTTAATGATATTGGCTAAAAACTCTCGGGTCGTGCCATCCTGATCGACCACCAGGATGCGTTCTCGTTTACTTTTAACCTGACCGCCAAACATCTTGATATTTCTCCTGGACCGATTTGAGTAGGGGAAGTAATCCTAAACACTTTTATTATATTAATCTAGTTTGCCCTTGAAAGGCAACTATTTAGTTATCCCGGGCTGCCTGGTTTATAGTTGGAAAAAGGTCTGGACTTCGGTAGTATACTGTCCGCCCTCGTCGTAAATGATCAAAGGCGGCAAGACCTGCAATTCCTCGCCCCCATGTTTGCGGGCTTCGACCCACGCCAAGCAGGCGGGTTCCTGGGCCCGGGAGTGTACCAGACGCCAGGTTTTGGGTTCCAGGCCGTGAGTTCTGAGAGTTTCGCATAATGATACCAGACGCCAGGCCGGGTAGATCAAATAAAGTCGTCCGCCATGCGGCAGCAGGTAATAGGCGGTCTGGGCCACGGTGCGCAGGGACCCGAACAGTTCATGTCGGGCAATGGCCTTTTCGGTGGCCGGATTCAAGCGGCCGGCCTCCAGCGGGCGGTAAGGCGGGTTACTTACCACCACATCAAAGGCCCCAGGCGGGAAATGCTGGGGCAAGTCTTTCATATCGGCCGGGATTATCTGCACCCGATCGGCCAGTCCATTGAGACGCACGTTGTTCTTTGCCAACCGGGCCAAGGTGGCTTGGAATTCCACCCCGGTCAGGGAACAGTCAGGGTATCGATTGGCCAGCAATAACAGGATAATGCCGCAGCCGGTTCCCAGATCGATGACTCGTTCCCCGGCCCGGATGGCAGACAAAGCCCCTAACAGCACCGCGTCCAAGGAAAAGCGATAGCCCTGCTTTGGCTGTAATAGCCACAGTCGTCCCTGAGCAAAGGGTTCCAGGGTTTCATCCAGTCCTGGAGTCCAATCCGGTGGCGCCCTCAGAGTCCAACTTCCTCCTGAGGATTTATAGGATGCATCACCAGCCCGGCCAGGATTTTGGGATAGAAATAGGTGGATTTGCGGGGCATGATCAACCCGGCGGCGGCTACTTCCTGGACCTGCTCGATGCGCGTTGGATTTAACAGAAAAGCCAGGCCAGCCCGGCCGCAGGCTACCGCCCCCAAGGCTTCGGCGGCGGTACTGGCATACTTGAAAGTCTCTTCGTCATCCTGCTCCTGACGGCTAAGGCCCATGATTTTCTCAAAAATCAGGTAATTTAAGGCCATAACATCCAGTTTGGCCAGGGCTGGAGGAACCTGGGCCGCCAGGGGACCGTTCATGATTCCTGGCTTCAGTCGGAGGAGCCACAACCTTGATCCCGGTGCTGCCAGCCCTAAAACTGCGCCGGTCTGTTCAGCCTCAGCCAGAGCCGCGGTAAATTTGGGCCCATCGCTGGATGGCTCTCCGATTGCGGCAGTGAAGGGCTGCAAATCAAAATATTCCGGCAGCCGGGTCAACAACTCCGACTCCTCGAATCTGGTCAGCCGCAGGGTGTCCACCAGGCGATGGGCCGGCAGAATGACCAGATTATCGTCCAACAGGTTGCTCAGATACATGAGGACGTAGTTGAAAGAAGCCCGGGGCGAGGCCTGGGGGAATTGCGGTCGCAGCCAGGCCTGATAGGCCAGGGCAGTTTCATAACGATGGTGGCCGTCGGCGATATATAGGGTTAAATCGGCCATTAATTTAGCCGTGTCCCGCAACAGCTGTGGCTCTGTTACTCGATAAAAACGCTGGCGAAAACCGTCCAGATCCTCAAAGTCGAAGAGCGGAGTGGCGGGCAGTCCAGCCCTCAGCGTGGTCAGAACCCGGTCGGTGGCATCAGAATAGAGAGCAAAGATCGGGGAAAAATGCGCCCGGCAATGCTGCATGAGCTGGAAACGATCATTTTTGGTAGCCGAAAAGGTCTTTTCATGGGGTCGCACCATGCCGCTTTCAAACGGCTCCAGACGCACCAAGCCCACCACTCCGCCCCGGGTCAGGCGGCGGCCTTGATATTCAAAGGTAGTCTCCCAGTAATAAAAGGCCGGCTGAGGATCGCGACTCAAAATGCCGTTCTGTTGCCAGGAAGTGAAATCGCGCGCCGCCCGTATATAGCGATTTTCCTCGGTGCTGTCCCCGGGCTGCTGGCGGGGCAAAATAAGCCGTACCATATTATAGGGGTGCTGCTCATAAAATAACGACTGTTGGGTAGGAGAGATAACGTCGTAAGGGGGAGTGACAACTTGCTTAAGATCAGGAACCTTAGTTAAGTTATAATGGAGCCCACGCAGCGGGGCCATTTCTACCATGCGTTTGTATCCTTTGCAAAAATTTCCTAAGTTTATGGAAATTTATCATGAATTAAAAAAGCGTCAACCTATTATTGGGCTAAACTTTTCATGTGTTAAGGGAACAAGGGCAGCGCCGCTTCTTTCTAAAAAATCTTATAAACCTTACCTCAGAGACAACTTAAAATTTGTCTGGCTGACCCAAATCACCGATCCGCTTGCACTAATATAAGGGTAATGGTAAGATATCTTTAAAAATACTTTTTAGACCGGGCAGGCAAGATAAGATGACGCCATTTTTCCGCTTAACCCAGATCCGCATGCGGACTCTGATCTTGGGCATTATCATTACCGCCCTGGTGATATCTTCGGCTTTTTTCTTTCTCGGACAGCGGATCCGGCAACGGGTAGAAACCCTGGTTACCGAGCAATTCAATCAACAGCAACTGACGCTGGCCCGGAAAATCGCTGATAGCATCGAATTCTATTTTGACTATCTGGAAGCCGAAATGCTCAGTTATTCTCACTTTTCTACGACGGAAAGGCACTCCTTGGATCTGCTTCGGGAGTATCTCAAGCAGCATTTCAGTCATCTGCAGACTTTTGGCATCCTCGAGGTGCGAAAATACGACGCCAACGGCCAGTTGGAGTACTGTTTCGGCCAATCACTGCCTTGCCAGTCGGTGGAGACCCGCAAGTTGAATCCTAGGTACCACAATTGGCTCCAGAATCCCAAGCATCACGGCATGCTTTACCTGACCACCACCTTTCTCTGGCCTGAGCCGCCCTGGAAAGGTCGCAAAGTGATGGCCATGTTAAGCCCCCTATATTTATATCAGGGCCGGACCGCTTCTCCGGAAGCTCACGAGAGCCAAAAGGAGCGCTTTGCCGGCTGCCTCGAGCTGATCTTTGATCCTTATTATATCTGCCGGGAGGCTACCAAGGATGTGCGGTCCGGCCAGACCGGCTACACCTGGATTATTGATGCCGATGAGACTGTGCTAGCTCATTATGAAACGGAATTTTTGGGAAAAGATGCCATCCGGGTGAGACAGTCGCGGGCTCCACAATTATCCTTTGAGAGGCTGAAGAAAATCCAGAAAAAAATCCTCCAGGGAAAAGAAGGTATGGATTGGTACGAATCCGGCTGGCACCGCGAGCGGCTGGGGCGCATTAAGAAGCTGGTTGCCTTTGTCCCGGTTCGATTTGATCGGGGACTGATCAAAGGGGTGCTAACCGTCGAAAATCGGCAGCACAATCTCTGGGGAGTGGCGGTGGTCGCCCCGGTTGAGGAGGTCTATGGTCTGATCAGAAGCTTTCAGACCCAGGAGACTCTCCTGGGTGGGTTTTTCTTCCTGTTGATCCTGGCAATCAGCGGGGTGTTCATCGGGACAATCATAACCTGGAACAAAACCCTGACTAAGGAAGTAGAGCTAAAAACTGAAGCCTTAAAACAGAGTCATGAACGCCTGCTGCGTTCCGAGCGCTTCGCCGCGGTAGGGGAGGCCGCCGCTTATGTCAGCCATGAGATCAAAAATCCCCTCATGGTGATCGGAGGCTTTGCCCGCCAACTGGAGCGTAATCCCCAGCTCAAGGAGCGGGATCGGGAAAAAGTAAAAATAATCGGTGACGAAGTGGCCCGGCTGGAGACCTTTTTAGGCGACCTGAGAGATTTTACCCGCCCGGCGCCGCCTGCCAAACAAATGACCGATTTAAACGCCATTGTCCACGAAATTGAAGAAATGATGCGCGAGGCCGCCGATGAATGCGGGGTGCAACTAGTGACCTCTCTGAACCCGGATCTGCCTCCGGCCTTATTGGACCCTAATCAGATTAAACAGGTATTGATTAACCTGATTAAAAATGCCATCGAAGCCACCGAAGGAAAAGGCCATGTGGTGATTTCCACCAGGTTCCAGGAGGATCACCTCCACCTGTCGGTAAAGGATGACGGCAAAGGCATCCGGCCAGAAATTTTAAGGGATATCTTTAACCCGTTTTTTACCACCAAAGAGGCGGGGACGGGCTTGGGGTTGTCAGTAATCAACAAAATTGTCGAAGACCACCAGGGCACCATCACGGTGGAGAGCACCCTCGGCAAGGGAAGTACCTTCACGGTCATTTTGCCGTGTAACCCATGAGAGGCTAAGTATGCCCAGCCCTGCCCGTGCCACAGCCTTTTCCCCCTCCCAGGCCAAGGAATACCAGCGTCGGCGTCGCGAACGGATAATTATCTTTATAATCTTCCTGTTGATTGTGACCATTACCTATCTGGAGGTCCGACTGGTAAGCCGCGGGGGGGAGCCGGTAACAGGCAGCATGCTGGCTTTTGGCCTGGTCAACCTCAATACTATCCTGTTATTGGTGCTCATCTTTTTAATCTTCCGCAATCTTTCCAAGCTGTTTTTGGAACGCCGCCAGAAGATCTTCGGCTCCCGGTTGCGGGTCCGTCTGGTACTGACCTTTGTCACTTTGTCGCTGTTGCCTACCTTGCTGATGTCTTTTGTGGCTTTCCAGTTTATTTCGAACCGGGTGGAATATCAACTGGATACCCGAGTTGAGCAATCCCTCAAAAATGCTTTAGCCCTGAGCCAGGAATATTATCAGGGCATGGAACACAAGGTGCATGCCTGCAGCCGCGTTCTGGCTCGAGAGATTAACGACCAGGGGTTGCTAGCCCCGGAAAAGGTCGCAGCCCTGGCCGCTTTTTTGGACCAGACCCAACAAGAGTATCACCTCACCGGGATCGAGATCTTTGATCAACAAGGGAACAAATTAAGCCAATCACAATTGCCTCAAAACGTTGGGTTGCCCGACACCGAGGCCAATCTTTTACAATCTGCTCAGGTCAGGGAGGCCGGAAGAGTCTATCGGCAGGTAACTGATCAGGGTGAACTCCTCCAAGGTCTGACTCCTTTAGGGTTTATCCCAGGAACAGAAATCCCTGAGGCTTATTTGGTAGTTAGTCAATTGATCCCCCGGCCGATCTCCACCCAGATCGCCGGGATCGCCCGGGGAGTGTCGGACCTCAGAGATTTACAACTGCTGTTGCGTCCGGTTCGGGTCGGTCATTATATTGCCTTGCTGATTGTCACCCTGCTGGTAATCATGTCGGCCATCTGGCTGGCCTTTTATATGGCCAAAGAAATCACCACCCCCATCCAGCAACTGGCGGAAGGTACACTCAAGGTGGCAGACGGGGATTATAATATCCATATTGATCTTGAAGGGCGGGATGAAATCGGCTTTTTGGTCCAGTCCTTTAACAAAATGACCCAAGATTTGCAGCATAGCCGGGCCCAGTTGGCGGCGGCCAATCAACAGTTGTCCCGGAGTAATGAGGAATTGGAGACCCGCCGGCGGTACATGGAAGTTGTCCTCCAAAACGTCGCGGCCGGGGTCATCTCGTTAGATGCCGACAGCCGCATTACCACGATCAACGATTCGGCCCAGGTGATGCTGGGACTCAGGGCCGAGGAAATTTTAGGCCAGGATGCTCGGCAGCTCTTGCCGGCTGACCAGTTTGACAAGGTGGCAGAGGTGATTGCCGAGGCGCAGTACTCCGGCCGCTCCAGTATGGAAAAACCTTTGCAAATCAATCTGCCCGACCACACCCTGTCTCTGCTGATTAAACCCACAGTGCTGAAAGATGAACAGGGGCGCTACCTGGGGGTAGTAGTGGTGTTCGAAGATCTAACCGAGCTGGAGCGAGCCCAACGGCTGGCCGCCTGGCGGGAGGTGGCCCGGCGCATCGCCCATGAAGTCAAAAATCCGCTTACTCCGATCCAATTGTCGGCCCAACGGCTGTGGCGCCGCTATGCCGACCAGTTCGGCGATGATGGCCAGGTCTTCCGGGAATGCACCCAGATGATCATCAAGCAGGTGGAAGAACTGAAGAATCTGGTGAATGAATTTTATCAATTTGCCCGCTTTCCCCAGCTTAGTCTGGCTCCTTGCGATATCAACGCCCTGATTAACGAGACCCTGATTCTTTACCAGGAAATCCAACCCCAGGTCACCTTGGAATTTCATCCGGATAACTCTTTAGGGGCCATCCCTCTGGATCGGGAGCAGATCAAACGGGTATTATTCAATCTATTGGATAACGCCATAGCTTCCCGGCCGGAAACGGTGGCCATTAACATCAGCAGTCGGCTGGATCAGCACCTCAACCGGGCGGAGTTGGTGATTGCCGATAACGGCGCCGGCATTCCGGACCGGGATAAACCCCGGGTCTTTGAACCCTATTTTTCCACCAAACGCAGCGGCACCGGCCTGGGTCTGGCTATAGTGCAATCTATTATCACTGAACATCAGGGAAGTATCCGGGTGGAGGATAACTACCCCCAGGGGAGCCGTTTTGTCATTGAACTCCCTCTTAGCCGGTAGAAGTTGATGGCCAAAACTATCCTGGTAGTGGACGACGAACCCAACATCCTGAGCACGGTTTCCGGGATCATGGAGGATGAGGGGTTCGACGTGCTGACCGCCCCGGAGGGGGAATCGGCCCTCAATCTGGTCGCCGAAGAATCACCCGACTTGGTGCTCCTGGATATTGCCTTGCCCGGTCAGGACGGCCTGGAGATTTTAAAGCAGCTCAAAGAACACTACCCCCTATTGCCGGTGGTCATGCTCTCTGCCTACGGCAGCGTGGAAAACGCCGTTCAGGCCACCCGCTTGGGAGCCTATGACTTTATCGAAAAACCCCCTCATGCTGACAAAATCATCCTGACGGTGCGCAATGCCCTGAAGATGGCCCGGCTCACTGAAGAAAATCTTCAACTACGGCAGAAGGCGGTGCCTTCTCAAGAAATCATCGGCAAAAGTCCGGCCATCCAGACCCTGCGGGAACAGGTCCGGATTGTCGCTCCCACCAATGCCTGGGTGCTGATCACCGGCGAGAACGGCACCGGCAAGGAACTGGTGGCCCGGTCCATTCATCGCCACAGCAAGCGGAGTCATACGGCCTTTGTCGAAGTCAATTGCGCCGCCATCCCCGAAGAATTGATCGAAAGCGAACTCTTTGGCCACGAAAAGGGGGCTTTTACCGGCGCGGACAGCAAACGCCGGGGGAAGTTCGACCAGGCCCATGAGGGCACCC is part of the Deltaproteobacteria bacterium genome and harbors:
- a CDS encoding sigma-54-dependent Fis family transcriptional regulator, with translation MAKTILVVDDEPNILSTVSGIMEDEGFDVLTAPEGESALNLVAEESPDLVLLDIALPGQDGLEILKQLKEHYPLLPVVMLSAYGSVENAVQATRLGAYDFIEKPPHADKIILTVRNALKMARLTEENLQLRQKAVPSQEIIGKSPAIQTLREQVRIVAPTNAWVLITGENGTGKELVARSIHRHSKRSHTAFVEVNCAAIPEELIESELFGHEKGAFTGADSKRRGKFDQAHEGTLFLDEIGDMSLKTQAKVLRILQEQRFERVGGSRPIQVDVRVIAATNKNLEAEIERGTFRPDLYYRINVIPIQVPPLRERRQDIPLLIEYFLKELAAEPDGQQKILTPEAVEILQNQPWPGNVRELKNFVQRLAILSPGRVIDVEHLPVELRQEGQKSPESWPLFQINSLKEARARFEKEFIRRKLAEHQGNVSLTAEAIGLERSHLYKKLKAYGLDPGLERDASEAN
- a CDS encoding response regulator, whose amino-acid sequence is MFGGQVKSKRERILVVDQDGTTREFLANIIKLLGCDFELVESVEEALKALENHVFDLLITDLHLPESRKLFENTVQQSPHLRTICMVRHRQLMIDTYHLTDTVFVLKPFNFDDMINTIRRAIHDKNLLEVEAEFRRLRRQAFRILS
- a CDS encoding ATP-binding protein — protein: MTPFFRLTQIRMRTLILGIIITALVISSAFFFLGQRIRQRVETLVTEQFNQQQLTLARKIADSIEFYFDYLEAEMLSYSHFSTTERHSLDLLREYLKQHFSHLQTFGILEVRKYDANGQLEYCFGQSLPCQSVETRKLNPRYHNWLQNPKHHGMLYLTTTFLWPEPPWKGRKVMAMLSPLYLYQGRTASPEAHESQKERFAGCLELIFDPYYICREATKDVRSGQTGYTWIIDADETVLAHYETEFLGKDAIRVRQSRAPQLSFERLKKIQKKILQGKEGMDWYESGWHRERLGRIKKLVAFVPVRFDRGLIKGVLTVENRQHNLWGVAVVAPVEEVYGLIRSFQTQETLLGGFFFLLILAISGVFIGTIITWNKTLTKEVELKTEALKQSHERLLRSERFAAVGEAAAYVSHEIKNPLMVIGGFARQLERNPQLKERDREKVKIIGDEVARLETFLGDLRDFTRPAPPAKQMTDLNAIVHEIEEMMREAADECGVQLVTSLNPDLPPALLDPNQIKQVLINLIKNAIEATEGKGHVVISTRFQEDHLHLSVKDDGKGIRPEILRDIFNPFFTTKEAGTGLGLSVINKIVEDHQGTITVESTLGKGSTFTVILPCNP
- a CDS encoding methyltransferase, with protein sequence MDAVLLGALSAIRAGERVIDLGTGCGIILLLLANRYPDCSLTGVEFQATLARLAKNNVRLNGLADRVQIIPADMKDLPQHFPPGAFDVVVSNPPYRPLEAGRLNPATEKAIARHELFGSLRTVAQTAYYLLPHGGRLYLIYPAWRLVSLCETLRTHGLEPKTWRLVHSRAQEPACLAWVEARKHGGEELQVLPPLIIYDEGGQYTTEVQTFFQL
- a CDS encoding DUF1015 domain-containing protein → MVEMAPLRGLHYNLTKVPDLKQVVTPPYDVISPTQQSLFYEQHPYNMVRLILPRQQPGDSTEENRYIRAARDFTSWQQNGILSRDPQPAFYYWETTFEYQGRRLTRGGVVGLVRLEPFESGMVRPHEKTFSATKNDRFQLMQHCRAHFSPIFALYSDATDRVLTTLRAGLPATPLFDFEDLDGFRQRFYRVTEPQLLRDTAKLMADLTLYIADGHHRYETALAYQAWLRPQFPQASPRASFNYVLMYLSNLLDDNLVILPAHRLVDTLRLTRFEESELLTRLPEYFDLQPFTAAIGEPSSDGPKFTAALAEAEQTGAVLGLAAPGSRLWLLRLKPGIMNGPLAAQVPPALAKLDVMALNYLIFEKIMGLSRQEQDDEETFKYASTAAEALGAVACGRAGLAFLLNPTRIEQVQEVAAAGLIMPRKSTYFYPKILAGLVMHPINPQEEVGL
- a CDS encoding HAMP domain-containing protein → MPSPARATAFSPSQAKEYQRRRRERIIIFIIFLLIVTITYLEVRLVSRGGEPVTGSMLAFGLVNLNTILLLVLIFLIFRNLSKLFLERRQKIFGSRLRVRLVLTFVTLSLLPTLLMSFVAFQFISNRVEYQLDTRVEQSLKNALALSQEYYQGMEHKVHACSRVLAREINDQGLLAPEKVAALAAFLDQTQQEYHLTGIEIFDQQGNKLSQSQLPQNVGLPDTEANLLQSAQVREAGRVYRQVTDQGELLQGLTPLGFIPGTEIPEAYLVVSQLIPRPISTQIAGIARGVSDLRDLQLLLRPVRVGHYIALLIVTLLVIMSAIWLAFYMAKEITTPIQQLAEGTLKVADGDYNIHIDLEGRDEIGFLVQSFNKMTQDLQHSRAQLAAANQQLSRSNEELETRRRYMEVVLQNVAAGVISLDADSRITTINDSAQVMLGLRAEEILGQDARQLLPADQFDKVAEVIAEAQYSGRSSMEKPLQINLPDHTLSLLIKPTVLKDEQGRYLGVVVVFEDLTELERAQRLAAWREVARRIAHEVKNPLTPIQLSAQRLWRRYADQFGDDGQVFRECTQMIIKQVEELKNLVNEFYQFARFPQLSLAPCDINALINETLILYQEIQPQVTLEFHPDNSLGAIPLDREQIKRVLFNLLDNAIASRPETVAINISSRLDQHLNRAELVIADNGAGIPDRDKPRVFEPYFSTKRSGTGLGLAIVQSIITEHQGSIRVEDNYPQGSRFVIELPLSR